In one window of Romboutsia hominis DNA:
- a CDS encoding sensor histidine kinase: MKNSKNIFSNYYINFSIIYIIISIIALLLIRQQTESIIYMYPNSFEEVKTINNISFCFLFLSLTIGILFIYIIRINIVKFSNDIIDNIDAFISGKEIVLEVNKDTLLSKIQNKFKCMIEIMENKNNRYLEEKDSIKSLIADISHQIKTPIANISMYNETLINRELDRDKQIIFLENMQHQVNKLEWLVKSLIKMSRLENGIITLNIKKYRISDTITNALSGIYLKAEEKNISIDVDIDEKLELYHDKKWTSEAIFNIVENAVKYTKDNGHINIKLDKMDIFTKISIIDNGIGIDEGEINHIFKRFYRSCDVINTEGVGVGIYLAREIINKQSGYIKVESKKDVGTTFYVYMKN, encoded by the coding sequence ATGAAAAATAGTAAAAATATTTTTAGTAACTACTATATAAACTTTTCTATTATATATATAATAATATCAATAATAGCACTTCTTTTAATCCGACAACAAACAGAAAGTATTATATATATGTATCCAAACTCTTTTGAGGAAGTTAAAACAATTAACAATATAAGTTTTTGTTTTTTATTTTTATCATTAACAATAGGAATATTATTTATATATATTATAAGGATAAATATTGTTAAATTTAGTAATGACATTATAGATAATATAGACGCTTTTATATCTGGCAAAGAAATAGTTTTGGAAGTTAATAAGGATACTTTACTGTCCAAAATACAAAATAAATTTAAATGTATGATAGAAATTATGGAAAATAAAAATAACAGATACTTAGAGGAAAAAGACAGTATAAAATCTTTAATAGCTGATATTTCTCATCAAATAAAAACTCCCATAGCCAATATTTCTATGTATAATGAAACTTTAATAAATAGAGAACTAGATAGAGATAAACAGATAATATTTTTAGAAAATATGCAACATCAAGTTAATAAATTAGAGTGGCTAGTTAAGTCACTTATAAAAATGTCTAGGTTAGAAAATGGAATAATAACATTGAATATTAAAAAATATAGAATAAGTGATACAATTACAAATGCACTTAGTGGAATATATTTAAAAGCAGAAGAAAAAAACATATCTATAGATGTAGATATTGATGAAAAGTTAGAACTTTATCATGACAAAAAATGGACTAGCGAGGCAATATTTAATATTGTTGAAAACGCAGTAAAATACACAAAAGATAATGGGCATATAAATATAAAATTAGATAAAATGGATATATTTACTAAAATAAGCATAATAGATAATGGTATTGGAATAGATGAAGGTGAGATTAATCATATATTTAAGAGATTTTATAGAAGTTGCGATGTAATAAACACAGAAGGTGTTGGAGTTGGTATTTATCTAGCAAGAGAGATTATAAATAAGCAAAGTGGATATATAAAAGTAGAATCTAAAAAGGATGTAGGAACAACTTTTTATGTATATATGAAAAATTAA
- a CDS encoding ABC transporter permease: MLRNNNQEIIKKLSKRSFKVNKIRNIISIIAITLTTVLFTSLFTVGVSMMDAFNSYMMMEYGTSSHVQMQEVDKSQIDIIKNSESIDKDSIGIIKNIDSAKNPEFLTQTINLAVYDRQSVKNAINTEMVEGSLPKSKTDIVMPIEVLDMLKLPHKIGTNVSIEIPVVKDGAYTGENKTYKFKLSGYFTYKTATAIPLHDMYVSDDFYNEYKKDNEIGPLCITFNFKNDKNLEKQLEDLINKIKPYSGKYSVNPAFLDNQVTNTSEFIRNVLPVVLLVIVILTSGYLLIYNIFYISVVKDIKHYGLLKTIGTSPKQLIKLIINQANRLSLIGIPIGLFLGFIIGKMLLPVAMKFTTISDLKSIDSSNIAIFIGAIIFSYVTVRISCMKPAKLASSVSEVDATRYSDRDSNIKKKAKKGKSGSKIHKMALSNMFRNKKKALLVLMSMSLSCMIFLSVSTIISSSDPKRSAEGMMVGDIEIQHGEAQNAKIHENIIPIDEEFIKDVKNLDGVKSVDRIYKDYLGRVAYEGMLKEEFLSQRIDKEYVDKYWQGEDPRELAKFHKSVTLDISGVSSGKIIKEMIENNMLDYYGEGNIIEGKLDIEKFNKGGYIIIRGHEGSKVKVGDKIKLKYIIGNTPEEGYTTNELEVMAILDGADNFNMDVYVNEDDYKKIVPKAYVQNVVVNVDESVDEVEKNIEKLNDSYANPYTHISSKRTYIEEAKETQAMITIIGMSGVFIIGLIGVLNFINTMVTNIISRNQEFAMLEAVGMTKKQLKKMLVLEGMYYGVIITFINLTFGSLATFLGFNIMKLRYSVYTYPIEALLICTVLVLLVSVIVPLIVYKIISKESIVDRIRVSE, encoded by the coding sequence ATGCTACGAAATAACAATCAAGAAATTATAAAAAAGCTAAGTAAAAGAAGCTTTAAGGTTAATAAAATTAGAAACATTATATCTATTATAGCCATAACATTAACTACAGTTTTATTTACATCGCTATTTACAGTAGGAGTATCTATGATGGATGCTTTTAATAGTTATATGATGATGGAATATGGAACAAGTTCTCACGTACAGATGCAGGAGGTAGATAAAAGTCAGATAGATATAATAAAAAATAGTGAAAGTATAGACAAAGATAGTATAGGTATAATTAAAAATATTGATAGTGCTAAAAATCCAGAGTTTTTAACTCAAACTATAAATCTAGCAGTTTATGATAGACAAAGTGTAAAAAATGCTATTAATACAGAAATGGTAGAGGGGAGTTTACCAAAATCTAAAACTGATATAGTTATGCCAATAGAAGTATTAGATATGTTAAAACTACCTCATAAAATAGGTACTAATGTGAGTATAGAAATTCCAGTAGTTAAAGATGGTGCTTATACTGGAGAAAATAAAACCTACAAGTTTAAATTAAGTGGATATTTTACATATAAAACAGCAACAGCTATTCCACTTCATGATATGTATGTAAGTGATGATTTTTACAATGAATATAAAAAAGATAATGAAATAGGTCCTTTATGTATAACTTTTAATTTTAAAAACGATAAAAATTTAGAAAAACAGCTTGAAGATTTAATTAATAAAATTAAGCCATATTCAGGGAAATATAGTGTAAATCCAGCATTTTTAGATAATCAAGTAACAAATACTAGTGAGTTTATAAGAAATGTTCTTCCAGTAGTTTTATTAGTAATTGTAATACTTACAAGTGGTTACCTTTTAATATATAATATATTCTATATATCAGTAGTAAAAGACATAAAACACTATGGACTTCTAAAAACAATAGGAACATCACCAAAACAACTAATAAAATTAATAATAAATCAAGCTAATAGATTATCACTAATAGGAATACCAATAGGACTATTTTTAGGATTTATAATAGGTAAAATGTTACTGCCTGTAGCTATGAAATTTACTACTATATCAGATTTAAAATCAATAGATTCAAGCAATATAGCTATATTTATAGGTGCTATTATATTTTCATATGTAACAGTAAGAATATCTTGCATGAAACCTGCAAAGCTTGCAAGTAGTGTATCTGAAGTAGATGCTACAAGATATAGCGATAGAGATAGCAATATAAAGAAGAAAGCAAAAAAAGGAAAAAGTGGTTCTAAGATTCATAAAATGGCGCTTTCAAATATGTTTAGAAACAAGAAAAAAGCATTGTTAGTTTTAATGTCTATGTCTTTAAGTTGTATGATATTTTTAAGTGTATCAACTATAATAAGTAGTTCAGATCCTAAAAGATCAGCAGAGGGTATGATGGTAGGTGATATAGAAATACAACATGGAGAAGCACAAAATGCAAAAATTCATGAAAATATCATACCAATAGATGAAGAATTTATAAAAGATGTTAAAAACTTAGATGGAGTAAAAAGTGTAGATAGAATATATAAAGACTATCTAGGTCGTGTAGCGTATGAAGGAATGTTAAAAGAAGAATTTTTAAGTCAAAGAATAGATAAAGAATATGTAGATAAGTATTGGCAAGGAGAAGACCCTAGAGAACTTGCAAAATTTCATAAAAGTGTAACATTAGATATAAGTGGAGTATCTTCTGGGAAAATAATTAAAGAAATGATAGAAAATAATATGTTAGATTATTATGGTGAGGGAAATATAATAGAAGGAAAGTTAGATATAGAAAAGTTTAACAAAGGTGGATACATAATAATTAGAGGACATGAAGGTAGCAAAGTAAAAGTAGGAGATAAAATAAAGCTTAAATACATTATAGGCAATACACCAGAGGAAGGATACACTACTAACGAGCTTGAAGTAATGGCAATACTTGATGGAGCAGATAATTTTAACATGGATGTATATGTAAATGAAGATGACTACAAAAAAATAGTACCAAAAGCATATGTACAAAATGTAGTAGTCAATGTAGATGAAAGCGTAGATGAAGTTGAAAAGAATATAGAAAAATTAAATGATAGTTACGCTAATCCATATACTCATATTTCTTCAAAGAGAACATATATAGAAGAAGCTAAGGAAACTCAAGCTATGATAACTATTATAGGAATGAGTGGGGTATTTATAATAGGATTAATAGGAGTTTTAAACTTTATAAATACTATGGTAACTAACATAATATCAAGAAATCAAGAATTTGCAATGCTAGAAGCAGTAGGAATGACTAAAAAACAACTTAAAAAGATGTTAGTACTAGAAGGTATGTACTATGGAGTTATAATAACCTTTATAAATCTTACTTTTGGTAGTTTAGCTACTTTTCTAGGATTTAATATTATGAAGCTTAGATACTCTGTATATACTTATCCAATAGAAGCTTTATTAATATGTACAGTGTTAGTACTTTTAGTAAGTGTAATAGTTCCTTTAATAGTTTATAAAATAATTTCTAAAGAAAGTATAGTAGATAGAATTAGAGTAAGTGAATAA
- a CDS encoding CGGC domain-containing protein — MKKVAIYTCGDVSQRCTANGCFRAFNECKDSFERYEGNCKLVAFNTCNGCDEKPLESLDIKIEKLKKAEVDIIHISTCIRGRCSHYEEYAKEFAKHFEVIGYTHGSKEGKKNNNINILKSE, encoded by the coding sequence TTGAAAAAAGTTGCTATATATACTTGTGGGGATGTTTCACAAAGGTGTACCGCTAATGGATGCTTTAGAGCATTTAATGAATGTAAAGATTCATTTGAGAGATATGAAGGTAATTGTAAATTAGTTGCTTTTAATACTTGTAATGGTTGTGATGAAAAGCCATTAGAAAGTTTAGATATAAAAATAGAAAAATTAAAAAAAGCAGAAGTTGATATAATACATATATCTACATGCATAAGAGGGAGATGCTCTCATTACGAAGAGTATGCTAAAGAATTTGCTAAACATTTTGAAGTAATTGGATATACACACGGGTCAAAAGAAGGCAAAAAGAACAATAATATAAATATACTAAAAAGTGAATAA
- a CDS encoding GTP-binding protein has product MNKTIGVLAHVDAGKTTFCEQILYHTKVIRNRGRVDNKDTFLDNHNIEKQRGITIFSEQGMFNYNNSSYYLIDTPGHIDFSPDMERSISIMDYAVIIVSGVDKIQSHTKTVFRLLNKYKVPTIFFVNKMDRESAELNLVIKDIQNSLTKDVIDITNIDINGILNEELIEFIAERDDNLFEKYLNDEYDDNIWIKNFKEMIKESKIYPLLSGSALNDIGIDNF; this is encoded by the coding sequence ATGAACAAGACAATAGGGGTGTTAGCTCATGTTGATGCAGGTAAAACCACATTTTGCGAACAGATATTGTATCACACAAAAGTAATTAGAAATAGAGGTAGAGTAGATAATAAAGATACATTTTTAGACAACCATAACATAGAAAAGCAAAGGGGCATAACAATATTTTCAGAACAAGGAATGTTTAACTACAACAACTCTAGTTACTATTTAATAGATACACCAGGGCATATAGACTTTTCACCAGATATGGAAAGATCAATATCTATAATGGATTATGCAGTTATAATAGTAAGTGGAGTAGATAAAATACAATCACATACAAAAACAGTATTTAGACTACTAAATAAATACAAAGTCCCAACAATATTTTTTGTAAATAAAATGGATAGAGAAAGTGCAGAATTAAATCTAGTAATAAAAGATATACAAAATAGCTTAACTAAAGATGTTATAGATATAACTAATATTGATATTAATGGTATCTTAAATGAAGAACTTATAGAATTTATTGCTGAAAGAGATGATAATTTATTTGAAAAGTATCTAAATGATGAGTACGATGACAATATTTGGATTAAAAATTTTAAAGAGATGATAAAGGAATCAAAAATATATCCACTATTAAGTGGTTCAGCCCTTAATGATATAGGAATAGATAATTTCTAG
- a CDS encoding (deoxy)nucleoside triphosphate pyrophosphohydrolase encodes MKKKVKVVAAIIENDNNEILCALRSPKMVLPNMWEFPGGKVEKGESLYEAIEREIKEELKCNVKAIDIFNDIDHEYENFIVNLICLKCKLVEGNPMACEHSKIIWLKRENLDSLKWAPADISAVNRLIKER; translated from the coding sequence ATGAAGAAAAAGGTAAAAGTAGTTGCTGCTATAATAGAAAATGATAATAATGAAATCTTATGCGCGCTTAGATCACCAAAAATGGTGCTTCCAAATATGTGGGAGTTTCCAGGCGGTAAAGTTGAAAAAGGCGAATCATTATATGAAGCTATAGAGCGCGAAATAAAAGAAGAGTTAAAATGTAATGTTAAAGCTATAGATATATTTAATGATATTGATCATGAATATGAAAATTTCATTGTGAATCTTATATGTTTGAAGTGTAAATTAGTTGAAGGTAATCCAATGGCTTGCGAGCATTCTAAGATTATATGGTTAAAAAGAGAAAACTTAGATTCTTTAAAGTGGGCTCCTGCTGATATATCTGCTGTTAATAGATTGATAAAAGAAAGGTAA
- a CDS encoding response regulator transcription factor, producing the protein MRNILIVEDDIMLNHGICFNLQADGFNVIPAYNLKEGENIFNSNNIDLIILDINLPDGNGFEFCKKIRENSNVGILFLTACDMESDIINGFKIGADDYITKPFSIDILMQRVEALIRRCSNKEKYEDTLVEGEFEFNFEKMLVTKNKVNIVLSPIEYKILKKLVKSKSQIVTRQALIDSIWDNDKEYIEEHALTVNINRLRSKIEDKSSNHKYIKTVYKMGYMWVGEKNEK; encoded by the coding sequence ATGAGAAATATACTAATAGTAGAAGATGACATTATGTTAAATCATGGAATTTGTTTTAATTTACAAGCAGATGGATTTAATGTAATACCTGCCTACAATCTAAAAGAAGGGGAAAATATTTTTAATAGTAATAATATAGACTTAATAATACTAGATATAAACTTACCAGATGGAAATGGATTTGAATTTTGCAAAAAAATTAGAGAAAATTCTAATGTAGGGATACTATTTTTAACTGCATGTGATATGGAATCAGATATTATAAATGGATTTAAAATAGGAGCTGATGATTATATAACAAAACCATTTAGTATAGACATATTAATGCAAAGGGTAGAGGCTTTGATTAGACGTTGTAGTAATAAAGAAAAATATGAAGATACTTTAGTTGAAGGAGAATTTGAATTTAATTTTGAAAAAATGTTAGTAACTAAAAATAAAGTAAATATTGTGCTATCACCAATAGAATACAAAATACTAAAAAAACTAGTAAAGAGCAAAAGTCAAATAGTTACAAGACAAGCCTTGATAGATTCAATCTGGGATAATGACAAAGAATACATAGAAGAACATGCCCTAACAGTAAATATTAATAGACTAAGAAGTAAAATAGAAGATAAATCATCTAATCATAAATACATAAAAACTGTATATAAAATGGGGTATATGTGGGTTGGTGAAAAGAATGAAAAATAG
- a CDS encoding MBL fold metallo-hydrolase, whose translation MKITYIHHSSFCVELEKNILLFDYFEGDLPKFDKNKKLYVFVSHNHSDHFSPVVFDLRANYKNIKYILSDDIKVKKEEDIYFVKENETVYLDEMKIETLKSTDLGVAFIITVEGKTIYHAGDLNWWHWEGEIDSENKKMEKMYKHEIEKIKDRYFDIAFVPLDSRQGKYFYLGFDEFMRNTNTKLAFPMHCCGDYSLVDKLSKMEESKDYKDRIIHVNEINREFDIK comes from the coding sequence TTGAAGATAACATATATTCATCATAGTAGCTTTTGTGTAGAACTTGAAAAAAATATCTTACTATTTGATTATTTTGAAGGGGATCTACCAAAATTTGATAAAAACAAGAAACTTTACGTTTTTGTAAGTCATAATCATAGTGACCATTTTAGTCCGGTAGTATTTGATTTAAGAGCCAATTATAAAAACATAAAATACATATTATCAGATGATATAAAGGTTAAAAAAGAAGAAGATATTTATTTTGTAAAGGAAAATGAAACAGTATACCTTGATGAAATGAAAATAGAAACCTTAAAATCAACAGATTTAGGAGTGGCATTTATAATAACTGTAGAAGGTAAGACTATTTATCATGCAGGTGATTTGAATTGGTGGCATTGGGAAGGTGAAATTGATAGTGAAAATAAAAAGATGGAAAAGATGTATAAACATGAAATAGAAAAGATAAAAGATAGATACTTTGATATTGCATTTGTACCACTTGATTCTAGACAAGGAAAATACTTTTATTTAGGATTTGATGAATTTATGAGAAACACTAATACTAAATTAGCTTTTCCTATGCATTGTTGCGGGGACTATTCTCTTGTAGATAAGTTATCTAAAATGGAGGAATCTAAAGATTATAAGGATAGAATTATTCATGTTAATGAAATAAATAGAGAATTTGATATCAAGTAA
- a CDS encoding ABC transporter ATP-binding protein produces MKILESKNLKKYYGTEENIVKALDGVDIRVDKGEFVAIVGTSGSGKSTLLHMLGGLDRPSEGEVVIDNNKIFKMSDEELTIFRRRNVGFVFQNYNLVPILNVFENIVLPIELDGCKIDSEYIDEIINTLGLSKKIDALPNNLSGGQQQRVAIARALATKPSIILLDEPTGNLDSKTEQDVLGLLKVTSNKFSQTIIMITHNEQIAQMADRIIRIEDGKVVSRGESHATK; encoded by the coding sequence ATGAAAATATTAGAAAGTAAAAATTTAAAAAAATACTATGGAACAGAAGAAAATATAGTAAAAGCACTGGATGGGGTTGATATAAGAGTAGATAAAGGAGAGTTTGTTGCTATAGTAGGTACATCAGGGAGTGGTAAGAGTACATTACTGCATATGTTAGGAGGACTTGACAGGCCTAGTGAAGGAGAAGTGGTAATTGATAACAATAAGATATTTAAAATGAGCGATGAAGAACTTACTATATTTAGAAGACGTAATGTTGGATTTGTATTTCAAAACTACAATCTAGTTCCGATACTTAACGTTTTTGAAAATATAGTACTGCCAATAGAACTTGATGGATGTAAGATAGATAGTGAATATATAGATGAAATAATAAACACATTAGGACTTAGTAAAAAAATAGACGCCCTGCCTAACAACTTATCAGGAGGTCAACAACAAAGAGTAGCAATTGCAAGGGCTTTAGCCACAAAACCATCTATAATATTACTAGATGAGCCAACAGGTAACCTAGATAGTAAAACAGAACAAGATGTACTTGGGCTTTTAAAAGTAACTAGTAATAAATTTAGCCAAACTATAATAATGATAACTCACAATGAACAAATAGCACAAATGGCAGATAGAATTATAAGAATTGAAGATGGAAAAGTTGTAAGTAGAGGTGAGAGCCATGCTACGAAATAA
- a CDS encoding ClC family H(+)/Cl(-) exchange transporter codes for MDNLESSCIPDNGNCSDSFKIRIVFESILIGVGVGFIVSLYRLCSKYAEKISLNIYNFMANHLEYVILGILVFAIIGYIVGYSVEKNPMISGSGIPQIEGCLKGRLKIIHSFKILVSKFVNGVLAMGAGLSLGIEGPSIQLGGSFAHAISRRFKLSKKEFVYLYSTGAGAGLAAAFNAPFAGVMFILEEVHKSFSPVLFITAVAACVSSDLVTWIFFGETHTLIVDKVLNMPANYYISLIVLGIVIGLSGVIYNKGLLKTIDIYSNINTKLRYKMIIPFMLAIVFGMFLPQVLGGGDKLINSILASGLTIKLAIILLIGKYIFSLISFAPGTPGGILFPILTLGGLVGIIFGKVLVLMGAIDTSYLNNFILLAMAGMFTSVVRAPITGFILVFEMSGALTQLGPIIVVCGVAYLVANLLNCPPIYDSLLENKVKTYDKIKESSK; via the coding sequence ATGGATAATTTAGAAAGTAGTTGTATACCTGATAATGGAAATTGCTCAGATTCTTTTAAAATAAGAATTGTTTTTGAAAGTATTTTAATAGGAGTAGGTGTAGGATTTATAGTTTCCTTGTATAGGTTATGCTCCAAATATGCAGAAAAAATTAGTTTAAATATATATAATTTTATGGCTAATCACTTGGAATATGTAATTTTGGGAATACTAGTGTTTGCTATTATAGGATATATTGTTGGATATTCAGTTGAGAAAAATCCTATGATATCAGGTAGTGGTATTCCACAAATTGAAGGCTGTTTAAAAGGAAGATTAAAAATAATTCATTCTTTTAAAATTTTAGTAAGTAAATTTGTAAATGGTGTACTAGCAATGGGAGCTGGACTATCTCTTGGTATAGAAGGTCCATCTATTCAATTAGGTGGGAGTTTTGCACATGCTATATCTAGACGATTTAAACTAAGTAAAAAAGAATTTGTATATTTATATTCAACAGGAGCGGGAGCTGGTCTTGCAGCAGCATTTAATGCACCATTTGCTGGAGTTATGTTTATCTTAGAAGAAGTACATAAAAGTTTTTCGCCAGTACTATTTATAACAGCTGTTGCAGCTTGTGTAAGTTCTGATTTAGTTACATGGATATTTTTTGGAGAAACACATACTTTAATAGTTGATAAAGTTTTAAATATGCCAGCTAATTACTACATATCTTTAATAGTACTTGGAATAGTTATTGGGTTAAGTGGAGTTATATATAATAAAGGATTACTTAAAACTATAGACATATATTCAAATATAAATACAAAACTAAGATATAAAATGATTATACCTTTTATGTTAGCTATTGTATTTGGCATGTTTTTACCTCAAGTTTTAGGTGGTGGGGATAAGCTTATAAATAGTATATTAGCTAGTGGACTTACTATTAAATTAGCTATAATATTATTAATAGGAAAATATATATTCTCACTTATAAGTTTTGCACCAGGAACTCCTGGAGGTATACTATTTCCTATTTTAACATTAGGTGGATTAGTAGGAATTATATTTGGAAAAGTTTTAGTTTTAATGGGAGCTATAGATACTTCATATTTAAATAACTTTATATTATTAGCAATGGCAGGGATGTTTACATCTGTTGTCAGAGCTCCTATTACTGGATTTATATTAGTATTTGAAATGAGTGGAGCACTTACTCAGCTAGGGCCTATTATAGTAGTCTGTGGGGTTGCGTATTTAGTAGCTAATTTATTAAATTGCCCTCCTATTTATGATTCTTTACTTGAAAATAAAGTTAAAACTTATGATAAAATTAAAGAAAGCAGTAAATAA
- a CDS encoding FUSC family protein has product MLYTPVSINELPTRLVSLIFCGLFIMTVQMIANKNKLQKQSKVTIKTVIESINEEIVLMINNDSIESVNNLNSKTYDTLKEHISDVYKRLDKNIELPVSLIQSLFICQFLESVNLILEEVKNNTINEEFTYILNKIKALLCNIDEFIDRNITVDDVILKIDEFLIASEKSNSKYYKIYELQGCVSLLKEDLILSKEKNSKEVCKKYFVSNAVDRLNDLKNNLNKDSLKFTFAFRGALITSIGVFVVAFFNIPHGKWLVFSLSSIVQPYLESGQTKGRERILGTIIGLIIFEILFSIVTDNSMRAFIILIVGYISNYQTEYKYQMICTTISALGAASIGNNINELSISRIFFVLLGTIIALYANKVILPYKMSDVTKNEVKNSLSLNEQILAKLYNTGLVNGTINNDLKDVITQNIRLNKKIYFNNNILLSDDLNEFVHKQHIFINKLRFLVNNFKKYTNKNSSHNLVLFYDIDMLLNKDISTKDIIDFLNNIDDRLSKLILINVLELKETIIESKDISKVIYKTL; this is encoded by the coding sequence ATGCTTTATACACCTGTTAGCATCAATGAATTGCCTACTAGATTAGTATCTCTTATATTTTGTGGACTTTTTATAATGACAGTACAAATGATTGCAAATAAAAATAAGTTACAAAAGCAATCTAAAGTTACTATTAAAACGGTAATAGAGTCTATTAATGAAGAAATAGTATTAATGATAAATAATGATAGTATAGAAAGTGTAAATAATTTAAATTCTAAAACTTATGATACACTAAAAGAGCATATATCAGATGTATATAAAAGATTGGATAAAAATATTGAACTTCCAGTTTCATTAATCCAATCATTATTTATATGTCAGTTTTTAGAAAGTGTAAACTTAATACTAGAGGAAGTTAAAAACAATACAATTAATGAAGAATTTACTTATATCTTAAATAAAATAAAAGCATTACTTTGTAATATAGATGAGTTTATAGATAGAAATATAACAGTTGATGATGTTATACTTAAAATAGATGAATTCTTAATTGCTAGCGAAAAATCTAACTCAAAGTACTACAAAATTTATGAATTACAAGGTTGCGTAAGTTTATTAAAAGAAGACTTAATACTTTCAAAAGAAAAAAATTCAAAAGAAGTTTGTAAAAAGTATTTCGTATCAAATGCAGTTGATAGATTAAATGATTTAAAAAATAATTTAAATAAGGACTCTCTTAAGTTTACTTTTGCATTTAGAGGTGCATTAATTACTAGTATTGGTGTATTTGTAGTTGCTTTCTTTAATATACCACATGGTAAATGGTTAGTTTTCAGTTTATCATCTATTGTCCAGCCTTATCTTGAATCTGGACAAACTAAAGGTAGGGAAAGAATCTTAGGAACTATAATTGGATTAATTATATTTGAAATTTTATTCTCTATAGTAACAGATAATTCTATGAGAGCTTTTATTATACTTATAGTTGGATATATTAGTAATTACCAAACAGAGTATAAGTATCAAATGATATGCACAACTATTTCGGCTCTAGGAGCAGCATCTATTGGTAATAATATAAACGAGCTATCTATTAGTAGAATATTTTTCGTTCTTTTAGGTACTATAATTGCTCTATATGCAAACAAAGTAATTTTACCATATAAAATGAGTGATGTTACAAAAAACGAAGTCAAAAATTCTTTAAGTTTAAATGAGCAAATACTTGCCAAGTTATACAATACAGGATTAGTGAATGGAACTATTAATAACGATTTAAAGGATGTAATTACTCAAAATATACGTCTTAATAAAAAGATATATTTTAATAATAATATTTTGTTATCAGATGATTTAAATGAATTTGTACATAAGCAACATATATTTATTAATAAACTACGTTTCTTAGTAAATAACTTTAAGAAATACACTAATAAAAATTCATCACATAACTTAGTTTTATTTTACGATATAGATATGCTTTTAAATAAGGATATTTCTACAAAAGATATTATAGATTTCTTAAATAATATAGATGATAGATTGAGTAAGTTAATATTAATAAATGTACTTGAGTTAAAAGAAACTATTATAGAATCTAAAGATATATCAAAAGTTATATACAAAACTCTATAA
- a CDS encoding response regulator: MKNKHILIVDNSVTNLKRAEQILKPHCKVSLLTSGAQTLKFLTKNNPDLILLDINMTDMDVYETLEKIKSNKDLVDIPVIFLTSQVDIESELKGIEKGAIDFIRKPFVPQIMISRIKMHLELYDYRIDLEKK, encoded by the coding sequence ATGAAAAATAAGCATATATTGATCGTAGATAATAGCGTAACAAATTTAAAAAGAGCAGAACAAATTTTAAAACCACATTGCAAAGTTAGCTTACTTACATCTGGTGCACAGACTTTAAAATTTCTAACCAAAAACAACCCAGACTTAATATTATTAGATATAAATATGACAGATATGGATGTGTATGAAACCTTAGAAAAGATAAAATCTAATAAAGATTTAGTTGATATACCAGTAATATTTCTAACCTCACAAGTAGATATAGAAAGTGAATTAAAAGGCATTGAAAAAGGAGCTATAGACTTTATTAGAAAGCCATTTGTTCCTCAAATTATGATAAGTCGTATAAAGATGCATTTAGAATTATATGACTATAGGATAGATTTAGAAAAAAAGTAA